From one Thermococcus sp. Bubb.Bath genomic stretch:
- a CDS encoding nucleotidyltransferase, with amino-acid sequence MGIKEAKTELVKLIKNFYGDNLLSIIFYGQHLKDPSFPEIDVVVIIEEPYDPVKMNRVADFVENIRDPIEAKYGYHVSFELYTREEAENFHSGYLDVIVNYDVAYDKEDYFQNLMKDMLDPKKTMEYVKYISTIEYIPVDREEKE; translated from the coding sequence GTGGGAATAAAGGAGGCAAAAACGGAGCTTGTAAAGCTCATAAAGAACTTTTACGGCGACAATCTGCTTTCGATAATTTTCTACGGCCAGCACCTCAAGGATCCGAGCTTTCCGGAGATAGATGTAGTCGTGATAATTGAGGAGCCCTACGACCCGGTGAAGATGAACCGCGTTGCGGACTTCGTTGAGAACATCAGGGATCCAATAGAAGCGAAGTACGGCTATCACGTATCCTTCGAGCTCTACACGAGGGAAGAGGCCGAGAACTTCCACTCCGGCTACCTCGATGTAATTGTCAACTATGATGTGGCCTATGACAAAGAGGACTACTTCCAGAACCTCATGAAAGATATGCTCGACCCGAAGAAGACCATGGAGTACGTGAAGTACATCAGCACAATCGAGTACATTCCAGTGGATAGGG
- a CDS encoding NADH-quinone oxidoreductase subunit B family protein, whose amino-acid sequence MGKQKLKSVWVYHVDAGSCNGCDIEVLDVLSPYYDLERLGVKVVPTPRHADTLLITGPLTRQTRIALKKTYEAMPPKPRIVVAIGTCACSGGIWYDSYALYNTSPQRGRDRLRSGGPEMIVPIDMYIPGCPPSPEEILYGVAQLLGIKEKKMKGEYWIALPPEEEPTKENEIKFEIPERPIPLRYWLTLREELRRVVGYYDRDAVLEDFIKLVERAYGESPDNPEERLHDLITGYALRENDSRINVAMRFLENEFWRMVKEYREWGESLREKYPVTVGV is encoded by the coding sequence ATGGGGAAGCAGAAGCTCAAGTCCGTCTGGGTCTATCATGTTGATGCCGGTTCCTGCAACGGCTGTGATATCGAGGTGCTCGACGTCCTGAGTCCTTACTACGACCTTGAGAGGCTGGGTGTTAAAGTTGTTCCCACCCCGAGGCACGCAGATACACTTCTGATAACCGGTCCACTGACGAGACAGACAAGGATAGCGCTCAAGAAGACCTACGAAGCCATGCCACCCAAGCCAAGAATCGTTGTTGCCATTGGAACCTGTGCCTGCAGCGGCGGAATATGGTACGACAGCTACGCCCTATACAACACCTCGCCGCAGAGGGGAAGGGACAGACTTAGGAGTGGCGGACCGGAGATGATAGTGCCGATAGACATGTACATCCCTGGCTGTCCACCCTCGCCGGAGGAGATACTCTATGGTGTTGCCCAACTCCTCGGCATCAAGGAGAAGAAGATGAAAGGGGAATACTGGATAGCCCTCCCACCGGAAGAAGAGCCCACCAAGGAAAACGAGATAAAGTTTGAAATACCAGAGAGACCGATACCACTCCGCTACTGGCTCACTCTGCGCGAGGAGCTCAGGAGGGTCGTCGGCTATTACGATCGTGACGCCGTACTTGAAGACTTTATAAAACTCGTTGAAAGAGCTTACGGTGAATCTCCCGACAACCCTGAGGAGAGACTCCACGATTTGATAACTGGCTACGCCCTAAGAGAGAACGACTCAAGGATAAACGTGGCAATGCGCTTCCTTGAGAACGAGTTCTGGCGCATGGTGAAGGAGTATCGTGAGTGGGGGGAGAGCTTAAGGGAGAAGTACCCCGTAACGGTGGGTGTCTGA
- a CDS encoding 4Fe-4S dicluster domain-containing protein, with translation MAESVPYSERLKKWDRFEAEKFEEKAPVTTPYPFIDIEKPPEFRGIPHINPEKCIGCGACVNACPPDALIMEWDKEHGVKRLTYNAARCIRCARCIEVCPTGAMEPTTRFEVATDNKEDLVEVVEHKLAYCEECGEYLDFTERQIEYVRNILPKDVFNMYALEDRIKLTQEEKMRRTVVKLRETEGNVYPAFMLVEKKPKKAPNSEGGEE, from the coding sequence ATGGCTGAGAGCGTTCCCTACAGCGAGAGGCTGAAGAAGTGGGATCGCTTCGAGGCAGAAAAGTTCGAGGAGAAGGCCCCAGTTACCACCCCCTATCCTTTTATTGACATAGAGAAACCTCCAGAATTCCGCGGGATTCCGCACATCAACCCTGAAAAGTGCATTGGCTGTGGGGCCTGCGTCAACGCCTGTCCGCCCGATGCCCTCATAATGGAGTGGGACAAGGAGCACGGCGTCAAGAGGCTCACCTACAACGCGGCAAGATGTATCCGCTGCGCCCGCTGCATAGAGGTCTGTCCAACCGGTGCGATGGAGCCAACGACGCGCTTTGAGGTGGCAACCGACAACAAAGAAGACCTAGTCGAGGTCGTCGAGCACAAGTTAGCGTACTGCGAGGAGTGCGGCGAATACCTCGACTTCACAGAGAGGCAGATAGAGTACGTCAGGAACATCCTTCCGAAGGACGTTTTCAACATGTACGCCCTCGAGGACAGGATAAAGCTGACGCAGGAGGAGAAGATGAGGAGAACGGTTGTCAAGCTCAGGGAAACGGAGGGCAACGTCTATCCAGCGTTCATGCTCGTGGAGAAAAAGCCCAAGAAGGCCCCCAATTCGGAAGGGGGTGAGGAGTGA
- a CDS encoding hydrogenase large subunit: MVTTKDLEANFGFECKACEDGRCAKANVEKILSEREGLRDFYEAFKDHIKECKRMSYGQYMFTIDREVLPEAVLWWHNHPKFKETHMSTAVGTDERPLNGKFAYSPFLSVQVEPLNMDRNYWVFLKTYMPADNPSFPSVAAKLPAALWIEREVRDLLGFNPVGHPDLRRLILPEDWPEGVYPLRKDMDYKYSPMSEPKPEFKEKPEETTLVPMGPVHEGIEEPAHFRLFVKGEEIVDVDYRGFYSHRGIEKTGEGRLTYNQVLFLAERICGICGYQHSVSYAMAVERLADVDIPDRARYIRTLMLELERIHNHLLWVGIAAHMVGFDTGFMHAWRIREPVMWLVERLTGNRKQYGMNIVGGVRRDLLDYRKEDVLKVVRQMREETKKFLDVALNTNTFIKRAEGVGILPYKVAKAYSVLGPTARASGRNIDARLDQATKTATAYNEVDFKVPVYKEGDVLARVLVRMDELFESYWIVEQLIDQMPDGDIMTPIGSLPEYEEALGFTEAHRGEVVHYVMTGEKNKVYRWKVRAPTYNNLPAVPEMLKGYHVADAPLIIASIDPCYSCTERVQFVDLNTGKVKVLTEAEFNELSIKYRGVF; encoded by the coding sequence ATGGTGACAACGAAGGATTTGGAGGCTAACTTTGGATTTGAATGCAAGGCATGTGAAGACGGCCGCTGTGCCAAGGCCAACGTTGAGAAGATACTCTCCGAGAGGGAGGGCCTCAGAGACTTCTACGAGGCCTTTAAGGACCACATAAAAGAGTGTAAGAGGATGAGCTACGGCCAGTACATGTTCACGATCGACCGCGAAGTCCTCCCAGAGGCTGTGCTTTGGTGGCACAATCACCCGAAGTTCAAGGAGACACACATGTCAACGGCAGTCGGAACCGACGAGAGGCCGCTCAACGGCAAATTCGCCTACAGTCCTTTCCTCAGCGTTCAGGTCGAACCACTCAACATGGACAGGAACTATTGGGTCTTCCTAAAGACCTACATGCCAGCCGATAATCCAAGCTTCCCGAGCGTTGCCGCAAAGCTTCCGGCGGCCCTCTGGATAGAGAGGGAAGTGAGAGACCTCCTCGGATTCAACCCCGTTGGTCATCCCGACCTAAGGAGGCTAATTCTCCCGGAGGACTGGCCAGAGGGGGTTTACCCACTCAGAAAGGACATGGACTACAAGTACTCACCGATGTCAGAGCCGAAGCCTGAGTTCAAGGAGAAACCCGAGGAAACAACACTCGTACCTATGGGCCCCGTCCATGAGGGAATAGAGGAGCCCGCCCACTTCAGGCTCTTCGTCAAGGGGGAGGAGATAGTTGACGTGGACTACCGCGGCTTCTACTCCCACAGGGGAATAGAGAAGACCGGCGAAGGAAGGCTGACCTACAACCAGGTACTCTTCCTCGCTGAGAGGATATGCGGCATCTGCGGCTACCAGCACTCCGTCAGCTACGCCATGGCAGTCGAGAGGCTTGCCGATGTAGACATTCCAGACAGGGCCCGCTACATAAGAACCCTAATGCTTGAACTGGAGAGGATTCACAACCACCTCCTCTGGGTAGGAATTGCTGCCCATATGGTAGGGTTTGATACCGGTTTTATGCACGCTTGGCGCATCCGTGAGCCAGTCATGTGGCTGGTTGAGCGCTTAACGGGCAACAGGAAGCAGTACGGTATGAATATCGTCGGCGGCGTCAGGAGAGACCTCCTCGACTACCGCAAGGAGGACGTTCTTAAGGTCGTCAGGCAGATGCGCGAGGAAACCAAGAAGTTCCTCGATGTGGCCTTGAACACCAACACCTTCATCAAGCGTGCCGAGGGTGTTGGGATACTCCCATACAAGGTTGCCAAGGCATACTCCGTCCTCGGACCGACTGCAAGAGCCAGTGGGAGGAACATCGATGCTAGGCTCGACCAGGCAACTAAGACGGCGACGGCATACAACGAGGTTGACTTCAAGGTTCCGGTTTACAAGGAGGGCGACGTCCTTGCGAGGGTTCTCGTGAGGATGGACGAGCTCTTCGAGAGCTACTGGATCGTTGAGCAGCTCATAGACCAGATGCCAGACGGTGACATAATGACCCCCATCGGAAGCCTGCCGGAGTACGAGGAGGCACTCGGCTTCACTGAGGCCCACAGGGGTGAAGTCGTCCACTACGTCATGACCGGCGAGAAGAACAAGGTCTACCGCTGGAAGGTTAGGGCACCGACCTATAACAACCTGCCAGCTGTGCCAGAGATGCTCAAGGGCTACCACGTGGCCGATGCACCGCTCATCATAGCGAGCATTGACCCGTGCTACTCCTGTACAGAGAGGGTTCAGTTCGTTGACCTTAACACGGGTAAGGTGAAGGTTCTGACCGAGGCCGAGTTCAACGAGCTCTCCATCAAGTACAGGGGGGTGTTCTGA
- a CDS encoding respiratory chain complex I subunit 1 family protein, with translation MEFDITRLVFAAIGILIIFILPPYLDGIARRVKARLQYRRGPPLAQTWYDLMKLFNLPSVKPTQSRLFTWAPYLALASAITAALLLPYGNVIPVDIGFNLVVFFYVVLMVSIFLMLAGLTVQNAFSHLGSGREMQIILTVEPLIGILYGVMAYNAGSLNIADIIANLHLTPSLILTYILLAYALYVESGFVPFDIAEAEQEVIGGPLTEYSGRLLGVFYYAIHIKRFTLLWFFISILVMPWVGPVNTTVKAAEVLALQFLLTISFYPIIAAIEATNARLRIDHVVKMNTRMFFAGVVILAMAFMGW, from the coding sequence ATGGAGTTCGACATAACAAGACTCGTGTTTGCCGCCATTGGAATCCTCATAATATTCATCCTACCGCCATACCTCGATGGTATAGCGAGAAGGGTAAAGGCTAGGCTCCAGTACAGACGCGGGCCACCGCTGGCCCAGACCTGGTACGACCTCATGAAGCTCTTCAACCTTCCATCAGTTAAGCCCACCCAGAGCAGGCTCTTCACATGGGCACCGTATCTAGCCCTCGCATCGGCAATAACTGCCGCCCTGCTCCTGCCCTACGGCAACGTCATTCCAGTGGACATCGGCTTCAACCTAGTTGTGTTCTTCTACGTGGTCCTAATGGTCAGTATATTCCTAATGCTAGCGGGTCTCACCGTCCAGAACGCCTTCAGCCATTTGGGTTCAGGAAGGGAGATGCAGATAATTCTCACCGTTGAACCGCTGATAGGCATCCTCTACGGAGTCATGGCATACAACGCGGGCTCGCTTAACATAGCTGACATCATAGCAAACCTTCACCTAACACCGTCTCTCATACTGACCTACATCCTGCTCGCTTATGCCCTCTACGTCGAGAGCGGCTTCGTACCCTTCGACATAGCCGAGGCAGAGCAGGAGGTCATTGGTGGACCTCTGACGGAGTACAGTGGCAGACTCCTTGGAGTGTTCTACTACGCAATCCACATCAAGCGCTTTACCCTGCTGTGGTTCTTCATCAGCATCCTCGTCATGCCTTGGGTCGGGCCGGTAAACACAACCGTCAAGGCCGCTGAAGTGCTCGCGCTCCAGTTCCTGCTGACGATATCGTTCTACCCGATCATAGCGGCAATAGAGGCGACCAACGCGAGGCTCAGAATAGACCACGTCGTTAAAATGAACACGAGGATGTTCTTCGCAGGAGTTGTAATACTCGCAATGGCTTTCATGGGGTGGTGA
- a CDS encoding proton-conducting transporter membrane subunit codes for MLPLLEYALWAFIIGGLVGLVIDYKASTKASSFMAAIGALLLLGEVYQVYTSGPWKGTVLGIPVHVDGLSAVFLFIVGIVSLASAIYSISYMDHHEKKGKGWVYAVAYNTFIASMALVVTVSNLEYFVVSWELMTLSSFILIFWKEERKDLDASLKYYLTMHFADTIPLFLLLGLASVLTGSVHNLSYPAIHNALLTASSSTKFLFYALTLSVFISKAGVVPLHFWLPDAHPAAPSNVSALLSGIMIKTAVYGLLRFDWQMVGQSVGLGYLVAVLGAVTLTVGTLYALRETNAKRLLAYHSVGQMGYIWLGIGIGMVLIPKGGALGAIGALGMFAGLFHAINHAIFKGSLFLEAGAVEYATGTVELNELGGLGSRMKVTALATLFSSMAIAGIPPFNGFISKWLIYVAGYQSGNFVLSLGAVLAALISAATLASFVKFYGAQFGGEMERYKEVKEVPSVMQLGEWILAGLTLFIGIFPGFVVGFLNKGLSAANGGTTATVTSNLYKIGFGSVLFSPVLFVIVAGVLAFGFYLAFKPEYGKEAKPWDCGSTQIDEDEYRVNAEGIYIKYEEKIGSFYRFSDWFYAVGAGIIHYIVRAYLWMGSYFTKIVDTPYTKVEHLDDLREREILYIDEEIFRPLVRFLRIAKDVVPGIKLGTFVVIALIVVGAIMGILAVL; via the coding sequence ATGCTGCCACTACTGGAATATGCTCTCTGGGCTTTTATCATAGGTGGCCTAGTTGGCCTTGTCATAGACTACAAGGCCTCAACTAAGGCCTCCAGTTTCATGGCCGCAATAGGCGCACTACTCCTGCTCGGAGAAGTTTACCAAGTTTACACGTCAGGCCCATGGAAGGGAACGGTGCTCGGAATCCCAGTGCACGTGGATGGACTCTCGGCGGTGTTCCTCTTCATAGTGGGCATAGTGAGCTTAGCGTCGGCAATATACTCAATTTCGTACATGGATCACCACGAGAAGAAGGGCAAGGGATGGGTCTATGCCGTAGCCTATAACACGTTCATAGCATCAATGGCCCTCGTGGTAACCGTCAGCAACCTCGAGTACTTCGTTGTATCCTGGGAACTCATGACACTCAGCTCGTTCATCCTGATCTTCTGGAAGGAGGAGAGAAAGGACTTAGATGCAAGCCTCAAGTACTACCTGACGATGCACTTTGCGGATACAATACCCCTGTTCCTGCTACTGGGCCTCGCCTCAGTCCTGACCGGCAGTGTTCATAACCTGAGCTACCCCGCGATACACAACGCCCTGCTGACCGCATCATCCAGTACGAAGTTCCTGTTCTATGCCCTAACACTAAGCGTCTTCATCTCAAAAGCGGGTGTAGTTCCGCTCCACTTCTGGCTACCCGATGCCCACCCAGCAGCGCCAAGCAACGTTTCAGCGCTCCTCAGTGGTATAATGATAAAGACCGCCGTCTACGGCCTCTTAAGATTTGACTGGCAAATGGTAGGCCAGAGCGTGGGACTCGGCTATCTCGTGGCTGTACTCGGTGCGGTGACCCTCACGGTCGGGACACTCTACGCCCTCCGCGAGACCAATGCCAAGAGGCTTTTGGCTTACCATAGCGTTGGTCAGATGGGGTACATATGGTTGGGCATAGGCATCGGAATGGTGTTAATCCCCAAAGGGGGGGCATTGGGGGCGATTGGTGCCCTTGGAATGTTCGCTGGCCTCTTCCACGCCATTAACCATGCAATATTCAAGGGTTCCCTATTCCTTGAGGCAGGGGCTGTCGAATATGCTACGGGCACAGTTGAGCTAAACGAGCTGGGAGGGCTTGGTTCAAGGATGAAGGTAACGGCACTCGCGACGCTGTTCTCTTCAATGGCAATAGCGGGTATTCCCCCGTTCAACGGCTTCATAAGCAAGTGGCTCATCTACGTTGCCGGCTATCAGTCCGGAAACTTTGTCCTGTCCCTTGGAGCTGTCCTAGCTGCCTTGATAAGCGCCGCAACACTTGCTTCCTTTGTTAAGTTCTACGGAGCACAGTTTGGCGGTGAGATGGAGAGATACAAAGAAGTCAAAGAAGTCCCCTCAGTCATGCAACTAGGTGAATGGATACTCGCGGGTTTGACACTATTCATCGGTATCTTCCCCGGATTCGTCGTGGGTTTCCTAAACAAAGGACTCTCCGCGGCAAATGGAGGAACAACAGCTACCGTGACTTCGAACCTTTACAAGATAGGCTTTGGCTCGGTGCTCTTCAGCCCAGTACTCTTCGTGATAGTTGCTGGGGTTCTCGCCTTTGGGTTCTACCTCGCATTCAAGCCAGAGTACGGCAAGGAAGCCAAACCTTGGGACTGCGGTTCGACACAGATTGACGAGGATGAGTACCGGGTGAACGCAGAGGGTATCTACATCAAGTACGAGGAGAAGATAGGGTCGTTCTACCGTTTCAGCGACTGGTTCTATGCGGTTGGAGCAGGGATAATACACTATATCGTCAGGGCATACCTCTGGATGGGCAGCTACTTCACCAAGATCGTTGATACGCCGTACACAAAGGTCGAGCACCTCGATGACCTAAGGGAGCGCGAGATACTCTACATTGACGAGGAGATATTCAGACCGCTCGTCAGGTTCCTTAGAATAGCCAAGGACGTCGTTCCGGGGATAAAACTCGGAACTTTCGTCGTCATAGCACTGATAGTCGTAGGGGCGATAATGGGAATACTGGCGGTGCTGTGA
- a CDS encoding proton-conducting transporter membrane subunit has protein sequence MIELFLASALLPFILVLAWKTEGKSADTFASTVLGLSFLINAAGAYEFFTGDTSKVYHTAYVSAGNLGEVFGVTADVASVLMGLFSILIAFLLAVYSAQYFSQSNRTFPMGPGKGRFYGLLGLLTGATMVFIYSTNLVQFAIALEIMAIVMLYLVNFYENAKEDALKAFLVLNLGVLLILGAVAVLGGGQELDKMTANNTALLLVMFASFAMSSQLLFYSWLPDSTASPVPASAYIHSASIVPLGSFMLFRVIQYMKPDDSTFWVLGSLTVALILLMMIYYPLQRDAKKLLAYSTIAQIGVSYITLAYALLGHTVGLQIALYQVVNHAVVKALGFASVGGLAYSLGTTDMKLVKGMRKTVPWTSIAWFLSFLGMTGVLPLGLFFSKAFTVMVTRHAKGIASWLFPGVVLLDAAILLVIVLLWFRESFFGEPNGEAEKEPALMVAVMVVLILIGIVAPWVTLDIVQKIGFL, from the coding sequence GTGATAGAACTGTTCCTGGCATCGGCGCTCCTGCCCTTCATCCTCGTGCTTGCCTGGAAGACAGAGGGGAAGTCAGCAGATACATTTGCTTCAACCGTTCTCGGACTCTCATTCCTAATAAACGCGGCCGGCGCCTACGAGTTCTTTACTGGTGATACGAGCAAGGTTTACCATACAGCTTACGTCTCAGCCGGAAACCTCGGCGAGGTCTTTGGCGTAACGGCCGACGTTGCCTCAGTCCTAATGGGGCTCTTCTCGATTCTCATTGCGTTCCTCCTAGCGGTTTATTCGGCCCAGTACTTCAGCCAGAGCAACAGAACCTTCCCAATGGGTCCCGGAAAGGGCAGGTTCTACGGGCTCCTCGGCCTCCTGACCGGTGCAACTATGGTGTTTATCTACTCCACGAACCTCGTCCAGTTCGCAATAGCTCTTGAGATAATGGCAATAGTCATGCTCTACCTCGTGAACTTCTATGAAAACGCCAAGGAAGACGCCCTCAAGGCCTTCCTCGTTCTGAACCTCGGTGTCCTCCTCATCCTCGGGGCCGTTGCAGTCCTCGGCGGCGGCCAGGAGCTTGACAAGATGACCGCGAACAACACCGCCCTACTACTCGTCATGTTCGCGTCCTTCGCCATGAGCTCCCAGCTGCTCTTCTACTCTTGGCTTCCAGATTCAACTGCCTCACCGGTTCCAGCGAGTGCCTACATCCACTCTGCCTCAATAGTCCCGCTCGGAAGTTTCATGCTCTTCAGGGTAATACAGTACATGAAGCCTGACGACTCAACCTTTTGGGTGTTGGGCAGCCTAACAGTTGCACTAATACTCCTGATGATGATATACTACCCACTCCAGCGCGATGCCAAGAAGCTCTTGGCCTACTCCACGATAGCTCAGATTGGGGTTTCATACATAACCCTCGCCTACGCCCTCCTTGGACACACCGTCGGCCTCCAGATAGCACTCTACCAGGTTGTAAACCACGCAGTGGTCAAGGCCCTGGGATTTGCTTCCGTCGGCGGCCTTGCCTACTCCCTTGGGACAACCGACATGAAGCTCGTAAAGGGAATGAGAAAGACAGTCCCCTGGACGAGTATCGCCTGGTTCCTGAGCTTCCTCGGAATGACCGGAGTACTGCCGCTTGGCCTGTTCTTCAGCAAGGCGTTCACAGTCATGGTCACAAGACACGCAAAGGGAATAGCCTCCTGGCTCTTCCCTGGGGTGGTCCTGCTCGATGCAGCAATACTCCTTGTAATTGTTCTGCTATGGTTTAGGGAGAGCTTCTTCGGAGAACCCAACGGTGAAGCGGAGAAGGAGCCAGCACTCATGGTCGCAGTCATGGTGGTTCTAATACTAATAGGAATCGTGGCGCCATGGGTTACTCTGGATATCGTGCAGAAGATAGGGTTCCTGTGA
- a CDS encoding 4Fe-4S dicluster domain-containing protein: MAHKKIFLDYNRCIGCKACEVACEMTHGEARIKVFEFPDLFTVPFNCRHCEKAPCLNVCPTGALFRDEDGAVAFDPLKCIGCLMCAVACPFGIPKLDEENKIMDKCDLCADRRAEGLLPACVAACPTEALKFGEIDEILWEREGKVVANLKAAAEKGEGEEALLL; this comes from the coding sequence ATGGCCCATAAGAAGATCTTCCTAGATTATAACCGCTGCATTGGCTGTAAGGCCTGTGAAGTGGCCTGTGAAATGACCCACGGTGAGGCCAGGATAAAGGTCTTTGAGTTCCCGGACCTCTTCACAGTTCCCTTCAACTGCCGCCACTGTGAGAAGGCCCCCTGTCTGAACGTCTGTCCAACGGGAGCGCTCTTCAGGGATGAGGACGGTGCGGTTGCTTTTGACCCGCTCAAGTGTATCGGCTGTCTCATGTGTGCCGTTGCCTGTCCGTTCGGCATTCCGAAGCTCGACGAGGAGAACAAGATCATGGACAAGTGCGACCTCTGTGCCGACAGGAGGGCAGAGGGACTCCTTCCAGCGTGCGTTGCAGCCTGCCCAACTGAGGCCCTCAAGTTCGGTGAGATAGACGAGATACTCTGGGAGAGGGAAGGAAAGGTCGTCGCCAACCTCAAGGCAGCAGCCGAGAAAGGGGAGGGCGAGGAGGCCCTTCTCCTCTGA
- a CDS encoding molybdopterin oxidoreductase family protein produces MAEKLVPVVCPWCSVGCRFYAVSVNGYIRRIEFDYDHPTIPNRGKLCPKGVASYQFINSPKRLKKPLRRVGEKGEGEFEEISWEEAYRIIAEKIREIKDTYGPEAIAFLGSEKITLEENYLVHKFSKAIGTNNLDFPGRYCQYSNSPARTKVFGSGAATNPFEDVSRAELIVVWGHNPAETAPVFFGQYVEKAILDNGAEMIVVDPRSTRGHKYASLHLKPYPGTDLAVALAMLNVVITEELYDSEFVQERTAGFEKLKEAVKDYTPEWAEKISGVPAEDIRKAAKMIATKRAAFLVNEGMNQHVNGFNTALAIADLIAITGNIGKDGVWSGVFPGAQCGFCASMTGIAPNNLPTGRPVTDAAARAELERLWGFKTPDWVGLDLTNMIREMGKKIRMMYIAGGNIAKSAPNSAWVREQLKKLDFLVVQDIFPTDTIKYADIVLPAAAWFEKTGTAISAERRVQRTYKAAEAPGEAKPDWLIIVELAKELGLGEYFKYSHPDEILREINSVIPVFKGATPEYLAEHPEGCFFPCTEPGEGTKILFKSGFKTPDGKAQLQPVEWMEPPEMPDEEYPFWLTNFRLVGHWHTLSMSEESPSLQKRWPEEFVMINQKDARELGIKTGDLVKVETRRGSILVRAEVTEQVREGVIALPWHWQANFLTLDEIHPMTKMAELKAVAARVKKVEE; encoded by the coding sequence ATGGCAGAGAAGTTAGTGCCTGTTGTGTGCCCGTGGTGTTCAGTGGGGTGCAGGTTCTACGCGGTCAGCGTGAACGGCTACATCAGGAGGATTGAGTTCGACTACGACCACCCAACGATCCCAAACAGAGGAAAGCTCTGTCCGAAGGGAGTTGCCTCATACCAGTTCATCAACAGCCCGAAGAGACTCAAGAAGCCGCTCAGACGCGTTGGGGAGAAGGGTGAAGGAGAGTTCGAGGAGATAAGCTGGGAGGAAGCCTACAGAATAATTGCAGAGAAGATCAGGGAGATAAAAGATACCTATGGACCGGAGGCGATAGCCTTCCTCGGGAGCGAGAAGATAACCCTTGAGGAGAACTACCTCGTTCACAAGTTCTCAAAGGCAATTGGAACCAACAACCTCGACTTCCCCGGAAGGTACTGTCAGTACTCGAACAGCCCCGCCAGGACGAAGGTCTTTGGAAGTGGTGCTGCTACCAACCCATTCGAGGACGTTTCCAGGGCCGAGCTGATAGTGGTCTGGGGCCACAACCCGGCCGAGACCGCCCCAGTATTCTTCGGACAGTACGTTGAGAAGGCCATCCTTGACAACGGTGCTGAAATGATAGTGGTTGACCCGCGCTCAACCAGGGGTCACAAGTACGCCTCACTCCACCTCAAGCCCTACCCTGGAACTGACCTCGCAGTTGCCCTCGCTATGCTCAACGTCGTCATAACCGAGGAGCTCTATGACAGTGAGTTTGTCCAGGAGAGGACCGCTGGCTTTGAGAAGCTCAAGGAAGCTGTGAAGGACTACACTCCAGAATGGGCCGAGAAGATAAGCGGCGTCCCGGCCGAGGACATAAGGAAGGCCGCCAAGATGATAGCAACCAAGAGGGCTGCTTTCCTCGTGAACGAGGGAATGAACCAGCACGTTAACGGGTTCAACACTGCACTTGCGATAGCCGACCTCATCGCGATAACCGGGAACATCGGTAAGGACGGTGTCTGGAGCGGCGTCTTCCCCGGAGCACAGTGTGGGTTCTGTGCCTCTATGACCGGCATTGCACCCAACAATCTCCCGACTGGGAGGCCCGTTACCGACGCGGCCGCCAGGGCTGAACTCGAAAGGCTCTGGGGCTTTAAGACACCCGACTGGGTCGGCCTCGACCTCACCAACATGATCCGTGAGATGGGTAAGAAGATACGCATGATGTACATCGCAGGAGGAAACATCGCCAAGTCGGCTCCAAACAGCGCCTGGGTTAGAGAGCAGCTGAAAAAGCTCGACTTCCTCGTTGTCCAGGACATCTTCCCCACAGATACTATCAAGTATGCCGACATAGTCCTTCCAGCCGCAGCGTGGTTCGAGAAGACCGGAACGGCCATCTCCGCCGAGAGGAGGGTACAGAGGACTTACAAAGCCGCCGAAGCACCTGGGGAGGCCAAGCCTGACTGGCTCATCATAGTTGAGCTCGCCAAGGAACTCGGCCTCGGCGAGTACTTCAAGTACTCCCACCCGGATGAGATCCTGAGGGAAATAAACAGCGTCATACCGGTCTTCAAGGGCGCAACTCCTGAGTACCTCGCCGAGCACCCAGAAGGATGCTTCTTCCCGTGCACTGAACCAGGAGAGGGGACTAAGATACTCTTCAAGAGCGGCTTTAAGACGCCAGACGGAAAGGCTCAGCTCCAGCCCGTCGAGTGGATGGAGCCACCTGAGATGCCCGACGAGGAGTACCCGTTCTGGCTCACCAACTTCAGGCTCGTCGGCCACTGGCACACCCTAAGCATGAGCGAGGAGAGCCCGAGCCTCCAGAAGCGCTGGCCGGAAGAGTTCGTCATGATAAACCAGAAGGACGCTAGAGAGCTTGGAATCAAGACGGGCGATCTCGTCAAAGTCGAGACCAGGCGCGGAAGCATTCTAGTGAGGGCGGAGGTCACTGAGCAAGTCAGGGAAGGCGTGATAGCACTTCCGTGGCACTGGCAGGCTAACTTCCTCACGCTGGACGAGATACACCCGATGACGAAGATGGCCGAGCTGAAGGCAGTTGCGGCCAGGGTGAAGAAGGTGGAGGAGTGA